The Lysobacter helvus nucleotide sequence GGCGGAAGTGCGCGCGTCGCGCCCGCAGCCCGAATGGGTGGAAGGCCTTGCGCTGGTGGTGGGTGCGTTCGCGTTCGCAGTGTTGTTCCGCGCCGCGCGCCGCGATTACTGGATCGTGATGTTGTCGGCGGCGACCGGGTACCTGGTGTCGCGCTTCGGCAGCCAGGCGTTCGAAGGGACGGCCGGCGTGTTCCTCGCCGCGCTGGTGACGTCCGCCGCGGGCAATGCCTATGCGCGCTGGGCGGAACGGCCGGGCGCCCTGGTGCGCGTGCCCGGCATCATCATGCTGGTGCCCGGCAGCCTCGCGTTGCGCGGGCTGATGAACCTGGTGCAGCAACAGGATGTCGGCGCCGGCGGCGATGCCGCGATCGCGGTGCTCAACACGCTGATGGCGCTGGTGGCGGGCTTGCTGTTCGGCAACCTGCTGGTCAGCGCGCGCCGCAACCTCTGATCACTTGATCAGGAAGTCGTCGAGCTTCTTGCCGCCGGCGATCTGCGAGGACATCCACTTCGGCTGCTGCCCGCGCCCGGCCCACGTCTGGCTCGGGTCCGCGGGGTTGCGGTACTTCGGCGCGACCTTGCCGAGCTTGTAACCCTTGGTCGACTTGCGGCCCGTGGACTGCGCGGGCGCGCTGGTTTTCTTCGCGGCGGGCGCCGCGCCCCCGAACAACTCGGCGACCGTGTAGCCCTCGGCGCGCGCGAGCGCGGTGAGCTTCTGGCGGACCAGCGCGATCGGCTTGCGCTTGACCAGCGTGGTGCGCCGCTTCTTCGCCTGCGCGATGAGCGCGTCGAGTTCCTTCGCCGACAAGCCGTTGAGGTCGATGGACATGCAGCAATCTCCGCGAGGTGGGGATTCTTTGTGTCAGGCGCCCAGGCGCGCCATCAGCGTGGCGCGGTCCAGCGACTCGGCTTCGGAGGCCGTGCGCGCACGATACTCGAACGTGCCGGCCGCAAGCCCGCGCTCGGACACCACGACCCGGTGCGGCACGCCGATCAGCTCGATGTCCGCGAACATCTGGCCCGGGCGCAGGCCGCGGTCGTCGAGCACCGCGTCCAGGCCGGCGGCCAGCAGGTCCTGGTGCAGCGTTTCGGCCGCGGCCGCGACGTCGCCGTCGTTCTTCGGATTGATCACGCACACCGCGACCTGCCACGGCGCCATCGCCTCGGGCCAGCGGATGCCGTTCTCGTCGTGGTTCTGTTCGATTGCGGCGGCCACGATGCGCGAGACGCCCACGCCGTAGCAGCCCATGTACGGGACGGTGGCCTTGCCGCCCATGTCGAGCACGGTGCACTTCATCGCTTCGGCGTACTTCTGGCCGAGCTGGAACACGTGCCCCACCTCGATGCCGCGCGCCAGGCCCAGCGTGCCGTGGCCGTCGGGCGAGGGATCGCCGGCGACGACGTTGCGGATGTCGGCGACGTGCGCCGGTTCCGGCAGGTCGCGGACCCAGTTGACGCCGGCGATGTGGAAGCCGGCGGCGTTGGCGCCGACGACGAAGTCGTGCATCGCCGCGACCGTGCGGTCGGCGACGACGGTGATCGCCTTGCGCGGCGCGACGGGGCCGAGGAAGCCCGGCTCGCTGCCGAGGTGCTCGAGGATTTCCGCTTCGGTGGCCAGGCGGTATTCGGCCAGGCCCGGGAGCTTCGACAACTTGATCTCGTTGACGACGTGGTCGCCGCGCACGAGCGCGAGCACGAACCCGTCGTCGCCCATCAGCGCCACCGACTTCACCGTGCGATCGAGCCCGATGCCCAGCAACGCGGCGACGTCTTCGCACGTCTTCTGCGTCGGCGTCTCCACCTTGCGCAGGGATTCGGACGCCGCGGCGCGCGCACCCGGCGCCTTCGCTTCGGCGAGTTCGACGTTGGCGGCGTAATCGGAGCCGTCGGAGAACGCGATCGCGTCTTCGCCGGAATCGGCGAGCACGTGGAATTCGTGCGACGCGCTGCCGCCGATCGCGCCGGTGTCGGCGAACACCGCGCGGAACTTCAGCCCGAGGCGGGTGAAGATGCGGCCGTAGGTGTCGTACATGTTGCGGTATTCGTCGGCGAGCGAGGCTTCGTCGACGTGGAAGGAGTACGCGTCCTTCATCAGGAATTCGCGCGCGCGCATCACGCCGAAGCGCGGGCGGATCTCGTCGCGGAACTTCGTCTGGATCTGGTAGAAATTGACCGGCAGCTGCTTGTAGCTCGCCAGTTCATTGCGCGCGAAGTCGGTGATCACTTCTTCGTGCGTGGGGCCGTAGCAGTACCAGGCGTCCTTGCGGTCCTGGATCTTCAGCAGCTGGCCGCCGAACTTCTGCCAGCGCCCGGTTTCTTCCCACAGTTCCTTCGGCTGCACCGACGGCATCAGCAGTTCGATCGCGCCGCTGCGATTCATTTCGTCGCGCACCACCGCTTCCACCTTGCGCAGCACGCGCAGGCCGAGCGGCGACCACGTGTACAGGCCGGAAGCGAGCTTGCGGATCATGCCCGCGCGCAGCATCAGCTGGTGGCTGATGACTTCGGCGTCGGCGGGGGTTTCCTTGACGGTACGGAGGTGGAACTGCGACAGGCGCATCGGGGGGACTTCGACTTGCGGAAAGCGCGCAGTTTGCCATGCCTTGCGCGCGGGGCCCGCCGGCCGCGGGTCACTCGCGCTCGCCGTGGACCTCGATGGCGGGCGGGGCGTCGCGTTCGACGCGCTCGTACTTGCGGCCCTTCGGCGGGGTGTCGGTGATCTGCAGGACGCCGTGGGCGTCGCGCCAGCGATACAGGACGCCGGCATCGGAGGCCGCTTCGGCGTTGGCCCGGATCGCGGCGTCGCGGCGTTCGGCGGCGGGGCCGCTGTCCGCCGACGGGTCGCGCGCGGCGTACCAGGCCAGCGCGGCGACGCCGGCCAGGCCGAGGAGGATCCAGGCCGGCCGGAGTTCCATGTGCCTTACTGCGCGCAGTTGGAGGCGACGGCCGCCTGCATGGACTGCGTCTGCGCGGCGCGCTGCTCGGCGCTGTATTCCGAATCGATCTTGCCGTCGCCGTTGGCGTCCACGCCCACGGGCGAGGCGGTCTGCTGGAGCATCGCGAGGTTGGACTGCGCGGTCTTGCAGTTGGCGGCGCGGATGGCGGCCAGCTTCTCGGCCTGGGCCTTCGCGGCGGTGGCGTTGGCTTCGGCCTGGGCCTTCTCGTCCAGCTTGCCGTCGGCCTTGGCCTCGGTCTTCGCGGCCACGACGGGCGCGGTGGCCGGGGCCGGCGCGTGGAGTTCGCGCTTCTTCGCCGCGCCCTTGGCGGGCGGCGCGTCGGAATAGTGGGTGACCCCCTTGTCGTCCTTCCAGCTGTAGACGGCCTGCGCGGAGGCGGGCGCCATCGTCGAAAGGCCCACCAGGGCGATGCACGTGGCCAGCACGGTGCGGGCTGCGGCGTTCATTGGGGTCACTCCGGCGAAGGTGGCGGCGATTGCAGCACCGCCGACGGGGTCGCGCAAGCGGCGGCGCGCCAAGCGCTAAACTCGGTCACATGATGGAGTCGACCGAAACGGCGCGCCCCAGGGCCCGCGGCATCTACCTGTTGCCCAACCTCTTCACCACCGGCGGCCTGTTCGGGGGGTTCTTCGCGATCATCGCCGCCTCGCAGGGGAAGTTCGAACACGCGTGCGTGGCCATCTTCATCGCGGCCATCCTCGACGGCGTGGACGGGCGCGTGGCGCGCATGACCAACACGCAGAGCGAGTTCGGCGTGCAGTACGACTCGCTGGCGGACCTCGTCAGCTTCGGCATGGCGCCCTCGCTGGTGATGTACCACTGGGCGCTGTCGGCGATGAAGCTGGATGGCGCGGTGTTCGGCAAGATCGGCTGGCTCGTCGCGTTCCTCTACGCCGCGTGCGCGGCGCTGCGCCTGGCGCGCTTCAACAGCCAGGTCGGCCAGGTGGACAAGCGCTGGTTCATCGGCCTGGCCAGTCCCGCCGCCGCGGGCCTGATGGCCAGCTTCGTGTGGACCTTCGACGACCTGGGCTTCAGCGGCAGCGAGATGCGCTACGCCGCCGCCGGTGTCACGATCGTGGCGGGCCTGCTGATGGTCAGTCGCGTGCGCTACAACAGCTTCAAGGGTTCGGGCCAGGGACCGCGCGCGGAACGCGTGCCGTTCGTGGCGATGCTCATCGCGGTCGCGGTGCTGATCGCGTTGTGGATCGATCCGCCGCGCGTGCTGCTGGCCGCGACCACCTTGTATGCACTGTCCGGGCCGGTGTTGTGGATCCGGCGCCGGCGCATCGCGCCCGAGCCCGCATGAGCGACGCCCGGCTGCCGTGGGATCCGTTCCAGCGCGAGATGCTCGAGGCGCTCGGGCACGTCGTGTATGCGGCGCAGGATCGCGATGCGCTCGCCGCGCAAGCGGCGGACGCCGCCGATGCCGGTGCGCCGCCGTTGCTGCGCGCCCTCGCCCACGCGGCGAAGTCGCGCGTCGCGCAACTGCCGGCGCTGCCGCCGATCGAACACCTGCACACCCCGGCTGCCAAGCGCGCGCTCTGGCCCACATTGCGCGCACTGCGCAAGGCATCGCGCGGATGAGCGCCGTCACCGTCGATCGGGCGCCCGCGCCCAGCCTGCGCCCGATGCGCGAGGCCGACCTGCCCACGGTCATCGCGATCGAACAGCGCGCGTATGCGTTCCCGTGGACGCAGGGCGTGTTCCGCGATTGCCTGCTCGCCAACCATCCGGCGTGGGTGCTGGTGGAGGACGGCGCGATCATCGGCTACGCGGTGCTCAGCGTCGCCGCCGACGAAGCACACGTGCTGAACCTCTGCACCGCGCCCGAAGTGCAGGGCCGCGGCCACGGCCGCCGCTTGCTGCGCGCGCTGATGCAACTCGCGCGCGGCCGCGGCGCGCATCGCGTGTTCCTCGAAGTGCGCCCGTCCAACGGCCCGGCGATCGCGCTGTACCACGACGAAGGCTTCAACGAGATCGGCCGCCGCCCGCGCTACTACCCGGCGCGCGACGGTCGCGAGGATGCGTTGGTGATGGCGCTGGAGTTGTTGCCGGAGGAGTGATCGATCCGGCGGAACGTCAGGTTGATCCGCTCGCCCACCGCGCGCCCCGTCTTCGGCAACGCATGCTGGTAATGCCGCTGCGTCGTGCCCCGCATCACCAGCAGGCTGCCGTGCGGCAAATCGATCGACAGCGAATGCGCGCCGGCGACGGCGTGCTTCGCGTACGGCCGCAGGCGGAAGCGCCGTTCCGCGCCGAGGCTGATCGACGCGATCACCGGCGCATCGCCGAGTTCGGGTTCCGAATCGCGATGGAAGCCCATGGCATCGCGGCCCGTGCGATAGAGGTTGGCGAGCACGCTGTTGAACGGCACGTCGAGTTCGGCGGCCAGGCGGTCGCGCAACGCGGCCAGGTCCGGCATCCACGGCCGCGGTTCGAACCAGCGGCCCGAATAGCGATAGCGCGCGTCGGGATCGCCGATCCAGCAACTCAGCCGCGGCGGGTCGAACTCGCGGCCGTACACGCGGATGCGGTGCGATTCCCACGGGATCCCGTGCCGCAGGCGCGTGAACAGGTCCGTGGCCGCGTCGCCCGGCAACCAGTCCGGGTCGAACGCCAGGTCCGCGCCCGGAAGCTCGATGGCCTGCATTCCCATGCGCCGGACGCTAGCACGGGTAAAATCCCGCGATCCAATGGAGGCCGGCATGTCTGACATCGAACGCGACGTGATGGAGTACGACGTCGTCACCGTCGGCGCGGGCCCCGCGGGCCTGGCCTTCGCGATCCGCCTCAAGCAGCTCGATCCGAACCTCTCGGTGTGCGTGATCGAGAAGGCCTCCACCATCGGCGCGCACATCCTGTCGGGCGCGGTGATCGAACCGGGCCCGCTCGACGAGCTGCTCCCCGGCTGGCGCGACAACCCGCCGCCGATCTGCATCCCGGCCGCCGAAGACGAATTCCTCTTTCTCACGAAGACGGGTTCCATCAAGGCGCCGATGGTCCCGCCGCAGATGCACAACCACGGCAACTTCATCGTCAGCCTCGGCGCGTTGTGCGCGTGGCTGGCGCCGCAGGCCGAAGCGTTGGGCGTCGAAATCTATCCGGGCTTCGCCGCCGCCGAAACGTTGCACGACGACGACGGCCGCGTGGCCGGCGTGCGCATCGGCGACATGGGCGTGGCGAAGGACGGCGCGCACAAGCCGGGGTTCACGCAGGGCATCGACATCCGCGCGAAGGTCACCGTGCTCGCCGAAGGCGCGCGCGGCCATCTCACCAAGCGGTTGATCAAGCGCTTCGACCTCGCGCGCGATGCCGATCCGCAGGGCTATTCGATCGGCATCAAGGAACTGTGGCAGGTGCCGGAGGAACGCGTGTCGCCCGGCAAGATCGTGCATTCGCTCGGCTGGCCGGCCGACAGCAAGATCTACGGCGGCAGCTTCCTGTACCACCTCGACAAGGGCCGCATCGCGCTCGGCTACATCAGCGGCCTGGATTACAAGGATCCGCAGTACAAGCCGTGGGAAGCCTTCCAGCAATGGAAGAACCATCCGTCGGTGAAGGCGTTGCTCGAAGGCGGCACGATCGTCTCGGCCGGCGCGCGCGCGATCGTCACGGGCGGCTGGCAATCGCTGCCGAAGTGCGACATGCCCGGCGCGTTGCTGATCGGCGACACCGCGGGCCTGCTCAACGTGCCGAA carries:
- a CDS encoding H-NS family nucleoid-associated regulatory protein; translated protein: MSIDLNGLSAKELDALIAQAKKRRTTLVKRKPIALVRQKLTALARAEGYTVAELFGGAAPAAKKTSAPAQSTGRKSTKGYKLGKVAPKYRNPADPSQTWAGRGQQPKWMSSQIAGGKKLDDFLIK
- a CDS encoding proline--tRNA ligase codes for the protein MRLSQFHLRTVKETPADAEVISHQLMLRAGMIRKLASGLYTWSPLGLRVLRKVEAVVRDEMNRSGAIELLMPSVQPKELWEETGRWQKFGGQLLKIQDRKDAWYCYGPTHEEVITDFARNELASYKQLPVNFYQIQTKFRDEIRPRFGVMRAREFLMKDAYSFHVDEASLADEYRNMYDTYGRIFTRLGLKFRAVFADTGAIGGSASHEFHVLADSGEDAIAFSDGSDYAANVELAEAKAPGARAAASESLRKVETPTQKTCEDVAALLGIGLDRTVKSVALMGDDGFVLALVRGDHVVNEIKLSKLPGLAEYRLATEAEILEHLGSEPGFLGPVAPRKAITVVADRTVAAMHDFVVGANAAGFHIAGVNWVRDLPEPAHVADIRNVVAGDPSPDGHGTLGLARGIEVGHVFQLGQKYAEAMKCTVLDMGGKATVPYMGCYGVGVSRIVAAAIEQNHDENGIRWPEAMAPWQVAVCVINPKNDGDVAAAAETLHQDLLAAGLDAVLDDRGLRPGQMFADIELIGVPHRVVVSERGLAAGTFEYRARTASEAESLDRATLMARLGA
- a CDS encoding DUF4124 domain-containing protein, which encodes MELRPAWILLGLAGVAALAWYAARDPSADSGPAAERRDAAIRANAEAASDAGVLYRWRDAHGVLQITDTPPKGRKYERVERDAPPAIEVHGERE
- a CDS encoding DUF4124 domain-containing protein, with the protein product MNAAARTVLATCIALVGLSTMAPASAQAVYSWKDDKGVTHYSDAPPAKGAAKKRELHAPAPATAPVVAAKTEAKADGKLDEKAQAEANATAAKAQAEKLAAIRAANCKTAQSNLAMLQQTASPVGVDANGDGKIDSEYSAEQRAAQTQSMQAAVASNCAQ
- the pssA gene encoding CDP-diacylglycerol--serine O-phosphatidyltransferase, whose protein sequence is MESTETARPRARGIYLLPNLFTTGGLFGGFFAIIAASQGKFEHACVAIFIAAILDGVDGRVARMTNTQSEFGVQYDSLADLVSFGMAPSLVMYHWALSAMKLDGAVFGKIGWLVAFLYAACAALRLARFNSQVGQVDKRWFIGLASPAAAGLMASFVWTFDDLGFSGSEMRYAAAGVTIVAGLLMVSRVRYNSFKGSGQGPRAERVPFVAMLIAVAVLIALWIDPPRVLLAATTLYALSGPVLWIRRRRIAPEPA
- the rimI gene encoding ribosomal protein S18-alanine N-acetyltransferase, coding for MSAVTVDRAPAPSLRPMREADLPTVIAIEQRAYAFPWTQGVFRDCLLANHPAWVLVEDGAIIGYAVLSVAADEAHVLNLCTAPEVQGRGHGRRLLRALMQLARGRGAHRVFLEVRPSNGPAIALYHDEGFNEIGRRPRYYPARDGREDALVMALELLPEE
- a CDS encoding alpha-ketoglutarate-dependent dioxygenase AlkB family protein; this translates as MGMQAIELPGADLAFDPDWLPGDAATDLFTRLRHGIPWESHRIRVYGREFDPPRLSCWIGDPDARYRYSGRWFEPRPWMPDLAALRDRLAAELDVPFNSVLANLYRTGRDAMGFHRDSEPELGDAPVIASISLGAERRFRLRPYAKHAVAGAHSLSIDLPHGSLLVMRGTTQRHYQHALPKTGRAVGERINLTFRRIDHSSGNNSSAITNASSRPSRAG
- a CDS encoding electron transfer flavoprotein-ubiquinone oxidoreductase, producing MSDIERDVMEYDVVTVGAGPAGLAFAIRLKQLDPNLSVCVIEKASTIGAHILSGAVIEPGPLDELLPGWRDNPPPICIPAAEDEFLFLTKTGSIKAPMVPPQMHNHGNFIVSLGALCAWLAPQAEALGVEIYPGFAAAETLHDDDGRVAGVRIGDMGVAKDGAHKPGFTQGIDIRAKVTVLAEGARGHLTKRLIKRFDLARDADPQGYSIGIKELWQVPEERVSPGKIVHSLGWPADSKIYGGSFLYHLDKGRIALGYISGLDYKDPQYKPWEAFQQWKNHPSVKALLEGGTIVSAGARAIVTGGWQSLPKCDMPGALLIGDTAGLLNVPKIKGTHQAMRSAMLAAEHLAASQLSPDGFDAKLRASVVGDELRKVRNIKPGFKKGLWFGLLNAAWETLTGGLSPWTLKNKADWSSIDKVGAHEADKRAAVEQEYVARDLAPRDRLAGVYFAATEHDEDQPVHLVVHDTTVCVTRCATEYGNPCTRFCPAGVYEIVDDPDGPANSGKRLQINSANCVHCKTCDIKDPYEIITWVTPEGGSGPNYQNL